Proteins from a genomic interval of Thamnophis elegans isolate rThaEle1 chromosome 2, rThaEle1.pri, whole genome shotgun sequence:
- the LOC116503779 gene encoding zinc finger protein 253-like, with translation MERMETASDGTGRGHSTVQPGNCREVWPRTGQKILEKTTIVPSEARSWNFRNIQYQASEDPRGLCSRLHDFFTQWFKAEKHTKAQMLDLVVLEQFLALLPLKMEKWVRECGVETSSQAVALVEGLFQAEEQKEQFKFFTMDIRDPEGSRNPSNPLQELILRSTSLADPSQDILGGKIQMELSALYGATETVVGSPAQDGLVSFKEVAVYFSEEEWSVLDPDQKALHWEVMMENYRNVASLEDEWEMLGSGHEAAAPLPKDKMNDTKTFFGKQSSEEKQLKGELGKCSTLPHVDVNDFLSKYHHPETEAWPECGKIPADESELCDCCKSHTAGKQNEHGKRSRKTTSVMLPQRIQGEKPYKCLECGKSFRNSSYLTSHKRIHTGEKPYECKECGKSFRFAQSLTSHNKIHTGEKPYECPKCGKTFSQKYQYTVHNRNHTGEKPYKCTDCGKRFTNSSCLTSHKRIHTGEKPYKCPECGKSFRASSSLAAHKMIHTGEKPYECKNCAKSFRQKCQYIVHNRIHTGEKPYKCTECGKSFRSAKHLPSHKRIHTGEKPYACKECGKTFSEKHHFTEHNRIHTGEKPYKCAECGRCFTVSSSLTSHQRIHTGKKSYICPVCGKGFTQHQSLYEHRKIHLRETHKKKKSRTV, from the exons atggaGAGAATGGAGACAGCGAGTGATGGAACTGGAAGAGGTCATTCTACTGTTCAGCCTGGGAACTGCAGGGAGGTCTGGCCAAGAACTGGGCAGAAGATCCTGGAGAAGACAACTATTGTCCCTTCAGAAGCTCGGTCCTGGAACTTCAGGAACATCCAATACCAGGCTTCTGAAGATCCCCGAGGACTTTGCAGCCGACTCCATGACTTTTTTACTCAATGGTTCAAAGCAGAGAAGCACACCAAAGCCCAGATGTTGGACCTGGTTGttctggagcagttcctggctCTTTTGCCCCTGAAGATGGAGAAgtgggtgcgggagtgtggagtAGAGACTAGCTCCCAGGCAGTGGCCCTGGTGGAAGGCCTTTTCCAGGCGGAAGAGCAGAAGGAGCAG TTCAAGTTCTTCACAATGGATATCAGAGATCCTGAAGGAAGCAGGAATCCATCAAATCCCCTTCAGGAACTGATTCTGAGGAGCACTTCTCTGGCAGATCCAAGTCAAGATATTTTGGGAG GGAAAATACAGATGGAGTTGTCTGCTCTATATGGTGCAACTGAAACAGTGGTTGGATCTCCAGCTCAA GATGGTCTTGTGTCCTTCAAGGAGGTTGCGGTGTATTTCTCCGAGGAGGAGTGGTCTGTGCTGGATCCGGACCAAAAAGCACTGCATTGGGAAGTCATGATGGAAAACTATAGGAATGTAGCCTCACTGG AGGATGAATGGGAGATGCTGGGTTCCGGCCATGAAGCAGCAGCACCATTGCCAAAAGATAAGATGAACGATACCAAGACATTTTTTGGAAAGCAAAGTTCTGAGGAGAAACAGTTAAAGGGGGAGCTGGGAAAATGCTCTACTTTACCACATGTAGATGTCAATGACTTCTTGAGTAAGTACCATCACCCAGAAACAGAGGCTTGGCCGGAGTGTGGAAAAATACCTGCAGATGAATCAGAATTATGCGACTGCTGCAAAAGCCACACTGCAGGGAAACAAAACGAACATGGAAAACGTTCCAGAAAGACCACCTCAGTTATGTTGCCTCAGAGAATacaaggagaaaaaccatataaatgcctggagtgtggaaagagcttcaggaaTTCAAGTTATCTCActtctcataaaaggatccacacaggagaaaaaccctacgAATGcaaggagtgtggaaagagcttccgtTTTGCACAAAGCCTCACATCCCATAATAAGATTCACACAGGCGAGAAACCCTACGAATGTCCcaagtgtggaaagaccttcagTCAAAAATATCAGTACACTGTACATAACCGAAACCACACCGGAGAGAAACCGTATAAATGCACGGACTGTGGGAAACGCTTCACTAATTCAAGTTGCCTcacttcccataaaaggatccataccggggaaaaaccatataaatgcccGGAGTGTGGGAAGAGTTTCAGAGCTTCAAGTTCTCTTGCTGCCCATAAAATGATCCACACTGGCGAGAAACCCTATGAATGCAAGAACTGCGCGAAGAGTTTCAGGCAAAAATGTCAATATATTGTACATAACCGGATCCACACCGGGGAGAAACCGTATAAATGCACGGAATGCGGAAAAAGTTTCCGTTCGGCAAAACACCTCCCTTCCCATAAAAGgattcacactggggagaaaccgtaTGCATGCAaggaatgtggaaagacctttagtGAAAAACATCATTTTACTGAACATAACAGAATCCACACTGGGGAGAAGCCCTATAAATGCGCGGAGTGTGGAAGATGTTTCACTGTGTCAAGTTCCCTCacttcccatcaaaggatccacactggGAAAAAATCATACATCTGTCCGGTGTGTGGAAAGGGATTTACTCAACATCAATCCCTTTATGAGCATAGAAAAATTCACTTGAGGGAAAcgcataaaaagaaaaagagtagaACGGTATAA